From the Streptomyces sp. NBC_00341 genome, the window GGCGGGACGGTATTGTGCAGGGCGGTTCAGTGGTACGACCTCTTCTCGTCCGACGGCCCGCTGCTGGCTGTGGGCAGCGGGCAGCGGGCGACTGGCGGGTGTCTACCCGGGCCGGGGTCGGGCCATGTGCGGGCCCGTCCGCGGCTCAGGCTGCGAAGGTCTCTTCCATCGGCCCCGATTCGTAGGCGCACCGGCCCGCCGTGGTGGCGTGCTTCATGGCCAGCGCCATTTTCATCGGGTCCTTCGCGCGTACCAGGGCGGTGTTGACGAGGGTGGCCGCGGCGCCCATGCCCATCGCCTGGGCGACGTGGTGGGCGGTGCCGAGGCCGCCTTCGACGACGACGGGGATGCTGACGGCGTCGATGATCTGCTGGATGGGCCGGGGGTCGATGATGCCGCGTCCCGAGGCCACGGGTGCCGCCATGACACGTAGGGCCGAACAGCCCGCTTCTTCGAGGGCCTTGGCGGTCTCGATGTCGGGCAGGATGAAGGGCAGCAGCGACCAGCCCTTCTCCCGAAGTTCATGGGCTGCCTCGATGGTCTGGCGGTTGTCCGGCACGTTGTCGTGGCCGCGTACATCCAGTTTGAGGATGTCGATGCCCCAGGAGTCGCGAAGGATTTCGGCGGTGCGCAGTGCGCTGTCCTTGGAGCGGGCGAACGAGGTGGTGCCGATCCAGGTGAACCGGTCGAGGTCGAGGGCGTCGTCCAGGTCGGACAGCAGGAGGCTGCTGCGGCGGTTGTCCGGGTCCACGGTGGTGATGAAGATGTCCGCGTCGGTCACGGTGAGCACGTCCCGCACGACGGGCACGGAGTCGTACTGTTCGATCCCGACGATGAGCCGGGAGCGGAACTCACGGGTGCCGATCCTGAGCCAGGGTTCCCTGCGGTCGTCGGTGAAGGCCGTTCGCTGAGTGGTCAAGGAATTGTCCCATCAGAGTAGATGGCGGAATGCCGCGAGCACCGGTTTCTTCATGTTGCTGAAACATTGGACATCGGACCCGGGTGCCTGTCAGCTATTCCTGTCCGTTCTCTTTCCACTCCGTTTTCCGGACTCTTCTCTCCGTTTGTGTCTGTGGTGCGGAGGTGCGGAGGTGGTCGCCGGGAGTGTCCTTGCCGGTGGTTCGTCAGGTCACCTGGGCGGCCGGTTCGAGGATGTATCCCCTGCCCCAGGCGGTCTGCAGGACCAGGCCAAGGGGGCGGATGCGCCGGCGGATGCGCATGATGTGGAGGTCCAGGGCGTTGCGGGAGATGCATGCCTGGCTCTCGCCCAAGCGGTCCAGTAGTTCCTCGCGGTAGACGACTCCCTGGAAAGATCCGGTCAGGCTGTCCAGCAGCGCCCTCTCCGCGGGTGAGACCGCCACCACGCGGTCGCGGTACTTCAGTGCGCCGCTGGGGTCCACGGTCGGCACGGTGAAGGGGTAGGACCTGGCCCGCAGGGCGGCCATCCGGGCGCGGAGGTCTTCGTTGCTGATGGGTGCCCGTGCCCAGTCCTCGCGTACGTCGGAGCAGATGGGCGCGGGTGCTCCGCCCTCTACGACGAGCAGGCGCAGGAGGCCCTCCTCCATACACTGGCGTCGCTTGGCCGACTCCGCGGGCCACCGCAGAAGTCTGACGTCGACTTGATCTTGTCGCACGAAATCGCGCTCCCGGTCTCGTGGTCCGTCATTCAGAACAAGCAGTTGTGCTCAGCGTTCCGAGTGGTCTCTTCAAGCCACTGTGGAGCCCCCGGGGGACGCGGGGAAGCTGGCCGAGGACCGGATGGGACCCGTGGGAGGAGCAGCGGTCACGGCCGTTGCCGGGGGGCATGCCGGAGCTGCGTAAACGTGCGGTACGAATGTATCGGGCCCTCGAACCGGCGCCGTGCGTCGAGGGTTTCTCGATCGGCCCTGGTGCGTTTCTCAAGGCTCGAGTTTCTCGGGGCTCGTGTTCAGTGGTGCTTCGCCGCTCGATTTTCTCCGGCCCCAGGAAGTGAGAGGCACTGTTCCAGGAAGGCGAGCACCCGCAGGTGGTAGGTGCGGGCGGTCCGGCCCAGGCTGATGTTGTGGCCGGCGTCCGCGAGGCGCTCGCTGCAGGACAGTGGGGATCCCAGCCGCTCCAGCATGGCCCGTACGGTTTCCGGGTCGCTGCGCCACCACAGCTCGTGTTCGGCGAAGGTGAACCGGACGGGTGCCCGGACGTCCCGTGCCACCTGCGGGTACAGCCGCGGCCAGTCCAGGATCTCGCGGGACTCCTGCTCCGGGATGGGTGTGATCAGCGCGTCGGCCAGCCGGAAGGTGCCGGGCGGGTAGAGGGCGAGGGGTCCCCAGTGCATCCGGTGGGAGAGCCGGCTGCCCTGGCCGACCAGTTGTTCCGCGTCGGGGGCCCATTGGTCGCCGATGCCGGAGACGTCCATGCCCAGCAGCCCGTCGCCCGTCCACCGGGACGAGGCGTGCAGGGCGACGACGCCGCCCAGGGAGTGTCCGACCAGGAGGATCCCGGCGCCGCAGGGGTGGTTCGCCCGGTAGTCGTCCAGGGCGGCGCGCACCACGTCCGCCTGTTCGGACAGGCCCATGCCCGTGGGCAGTTGAGCGGCTGACCGGCCGTAGCCGGGGCGGTCGAGGGCGAGTGCCGCGTATCCGCAGGAGGAGGCGAGGGTGAGCAGCGAGGTGGCCGGGTCGGCTCGGCCGTCGAAGTAGCCGGCCCGCATCCCGCCCCCGTGCAGGGCCACGAGCAGGGCGCGGGGCGGGGAGGCGGGCTCGGAGAGCAGCCCGGACAGGGTGACGCCCCTCCCGTCCAGGGTGATCGCACGAACCGGGTTGGAGCCGGGGGCGGTTGCGGGTGCGGCCACTGAGGATTCGTGGAGGGGCATCGGTGGATCTCCTTTCACATGTACTGCCGTGTCGCTCTACATGTGTACGGCGGTGCTGTCTTCCATCGCCTTCTCGTCCTGCCGCGGCCGCGGCAGGTTGTTGGTGAGCATGATCAGCACGCCGGCCAGCAGCAGGATGCCGACGGTCCACCACACGGCGACGGCGTAGCCGTGTACGGCCGCCTGGTCCGCGTGGTTGCTGCCGCTGCCGCTGTGGGAGACCAGCCAGGCGGCGGTGGTGCTGGCCGCGATGGTGTTGAGCAGGGCGGTGCCGATGGAGCCGCCGAGCTGCTGCGAGGCGTTGATCATCGCGGAGGCGACGCCGGTCTCGTGGTCGGCGACTCCGTTGGTGGCCAGGCTCATCGCCGGTGTGAAGGCGAGGCCGAGACCGATGCCGAACAGCAGCTGGCCGGGCAGGACCAGCAGCGGGTAGGAGGAGTCCACGTCCAGCTGGGTCAGCATCAGCATGCCGAGGGCGGCGACGAGGAACCCGGGGCCCATGATCCAGCGCGGGGCCATCCTCGGCATCATGCGGCTGGCGATCTGGCCCGCGCCGATGAGCATGCCGGCCACCATGGGCAGGAACGCCACGCCCGACATGAGGGGGCTGTAGCCGCGGATCTCCTGGAAGTAGTAGGTGAGGAAGAGCAGCAGGCCGAACATGGTGATCACGGCGAGGGCCTGGGAGGCGAAGACGCCGGCCCGGTTGCGCTCGGTCACGATCCGCAGCGGCAGGAGCGGGGTGCTGCTCCGCTTCTCGACGACGACGAAGAGGGTCAGCAGGACGACGCAGGCCACGAAGAGGGCCAGGGTCGGGGTGGCGGTCCAGCCTTCGCTGTCGGCGAGGGTGAAGCCGTAGACGAGTGCCACGATCCCCGCGACGGACAGCACGGCGCCGGCGATGTCGAGCTTCTCGCGGGGCGGGCGGTTGCCCTCGTCGCGGACGACGGCGACGGCGCCGACGACCACGACCGCGGCGAAGGCGATGTTCACGAAGAGGGACCAGCGCCAGTTGAGGTACTCGGTGAGGACGCCGCCGAGGATCAGGCCCACCGCGGAGCCGCTTCCTGCGATCGCGCTGAACACCCCGAACGCCTTGGCGCGTTCGCCGGGTTCGGTGAAGGTGACGGCCAGCAGCGAGAGGCCCGCCGGTGCCAGCAGGGCGCCGAACGCGCCTTGCAGGGCCCGCGCGGCCAGCAGCATTCCGGAGTCGACCGCCAGGCCGCCGAGCGCGGATGCCAGGCCGAAGCCGATGACTCCGATGAGGAAGGCCCGCTTGCGGCCGATGGTGTCGCTGATCCGGCCGCCCAGGAGCAGGAGTCCGCCGAAGGCGAGCATGTAGGCGGTGACGACCCACTGCCGGTTGCTGTCGGAGATGCCGAGGTCCCGTTGGGCGGAGGGCAGGGCGATGTTCACGATGGTGCTGTCCACCGAGACCATCAGCTGCGCGAGGGCAATGTAGACCAACGCCTGCCAGCGCCGTGCGTCCGGGGCGACGGCGCCGGACGCGCGGGGCGCGATGATTTGATCTTCAGCCATGACGGTTCTCACTTCTGTGACGGCAGGATGCTCGGTCCATACATGTCCAGCGCGTCGCCGGTCCGCCTCGCCCGTGGAGCTTCGGTAGACGTGGGGCAGGCCCGACAACATTTGTTGTTCCAACCAATGTTGTACGGCATAACGATATGACCAGATCGTTGGTCGATGCAACACTGTCGCGTAGGCTTCTCGATATGACCCTGTACGGACGACTGGTCGAACTGGATGTCTGGCTGCTCTCGGGCGCTGCCCTGCGAGCCCAGCGACTGCTCTGCGAGTACCTGGATACCACCGGCCTGCGGATGCAGCACTACCGCGTGATGGCCGGTCTGGCCGAGCTCGGTGAGTGCACCCAGGCCGATCTGGGCCGGGCCCTGGGCCTGGACGCCGGGAACATGGTCGCGCTCCTGGGCGATCTGGAGGGCCACGACGCCGTCACCCGTAAAACAGATCCCGCCAACCGTCGTCGAAACCTCGTCAGGAGCACCGAACAGGGCAGGAAGCTCTTCGAGGAGATGGACCGGGCCGTCGAACAGGCCAACGAGGCCATGTTCGCGGCGTTCTCTCCTGCCGAGCGCGAGGAATTCCACAAGGTGCTGGTCCGCCTCGCGCAGGGCGACCAGTAGAACTGCGAGAAACGGCCTGCGAGTCGCCCGCCGTTCGGGACGTCTCGTAGGCCGTCAGGTGTTACGCGGTGTACGGGCGCTTCTCACGGGCCTCGCGCAGCGAGACCCCCCACCACACCAGCTGGTCGAGCAGGGTCTTGCTCGCCGTGCCCGCCGCGGTGGGCTCCACGAGGGCTCCCGCCTCGTCGAACTGTCCCCAGACGTTGTGGAAGCTGACGCAGTCCCGCACCGTCACCGCGTGCAGCTCGGCGAAGACGGGACGCAGGTGCTCCACCGACCGCAGGCCGCCGGCCAGGCCGCCGTAGGAGACGAAGCCGAGCGGCTTGGCCTGCCACTCGGTGCGGTGCCAGTCGATGAGGTTCTTGAGCGAGGCCGGGTAACTGTGGTTGTACTCCGGCGTCACGACGACGAAGGCCTCGGCGGCGGCCAGGCGCGGCGATACCCGGGCCAGTTCCGCCGACACCGTCTCACTCGGGGCGTGCGACAGCTCGTGCGGCAGTGCGTGCTCGGTGAGGTCGATCAGGTCGACCTCCAAGTCCGGGCGCTGAGTGGCCTGTTCGACGAACCATCGCGCGACGGTCGGGCCGAACCGGCCCTCCCGGACGCTGCTGTTGATCACGGCGAGGCGTAGGGGTGTGGCGGACATATTTCTCCTCTAGTGCCTGTTCAAGCGGGAGACGGCCGTGGTGTCTCTCCGCCGGGTCTGGATGCTGGACCGGGGCTGAAGTCAAGAACGGCCCGGGGAACTCGCCGCGAGCGTACGGCCCGTACCTCGTTCCCGGCTCCAGCCGCGAGCGCCGCTGTGGCGCAGCGCGCGTTCCAGGCGGTGCCAGTTGGGCGTGTGGTGGCGGGACGGCCGAAGGGGCTGGGACGCGGCGGACCGGGCCATCAACACCACGACGAGAGCGGCGAGTTCCTCGGGAGTAGCGTAGCCGCGGCTTACCTGGATGTCTGACATGGGGGTCTCCGTCACAGAGGGGGATTGCCGTGTTTGCGGGAGGGGAGCTCGGCATGTTTGTCCCGCAGCATCGCGAGGGACCCGATGAGGATCTCGCGGGTGGCACGGGGGTCGATCACGTCGTCGACCAGGCCGCGTTCGGCCGCGTAGTACGGATGCATGAGCTGGGTGCGGTACTCCTCGATCTTCTGGCGCCGTACCGCGTCCGGATCGTCGGCGCCGTTGATCTCGCGGCGGAAGATGACGTTGGCGGCGCCCTCCGCACCCATCACCGCGATCTCGTTGCCGGGCCAGGCGAAGGCCAGATCGGTGCCGATGGAGCGGGAGTCCATCACGATGTACGCCCCGCCGTACGCCTTGCGGACCACGACCGAGACTCGGGGCACGGTGGCGTTGCAGTAGGCGTAGAGCAGCTTCGCGCCGTGCCGGATGATGCCGTTGTGTTCCTGTGCGATGCCGGGCAGGAAGCCCGGCACATCGACCAGCGTGACCAGCGGAATGTTGAACGCGTCGCAGAACTGCACGAAGCGAGCGGCCTTTTCGCTGCCCTGGATGTCCAGCACCCCCGCGGACGCGGCCGGCTGGTTGGCGACGATCCCGACGACCTCGCCGCCCAGCCGGGCCAGGGCGCAGAGCGTGTTGCCCGCCCAGGCCGAGTGGATCTCGAAGAACTCCCCGTTGTCGACGATCTCCTCGATGACGTCGCGCATGTCGTAGACCCGGCCGGGATCGTCCGGGACCAGATCGAGCAGTGCGTCGCTCCGCCGGTCGTGCGGGTCCTCGGACAGGACCGACGGGGCCAGTTCGCGGTTGTTGGACGGCAGCAGGGAGAGCAGGAAGCGCACGTCCTCCAGGCAGCTCTGTTCGTCGTCGTACGAGAAGTGCGCGACGCCAGAGACGGCGGCGTGCACGTCGGCGCCGCCGAGGCCGTTCTGGGTGATCTCCTCGCCGGTGACCGCCTTAACGACGTCCGGTCCCGTGATGAACATCTGCGAGGTCTCGCGGACCATGAACACGAAGTCGGTCAGCGCCGGACTGTAGGCCGCGCCGCCCGCGCACGGACCGAGCATCACGCTGATCTGTGGGATGACACCCGAGGCCCTCGTGTTGCGCTGGAAGATCCCGCCGTACCCGGCCAGCGCGGAGACGCCCTCCTGGATACGGGCGCCGGCGCCGTCGTTCAGCGAGACGAGCGGGGCGCCCGCCGCGATGGCCATGTCCATGATCTTGTGGATCTTCGTGGCGTGGGCCTCGCCCAGCGCCCCGCCGAAGATCCGGAAGTCGTGTGCGTAGACGAAGACGGTGCGGCCGTGCACGGTTCCCCAGCCGGTGACGACACCGTCGGTGTACGGCCGTTTCGCCTCCAGGCCGAACCCGGTCGCCCGGTGCCGGCGCAACTGCTCGACCTCGTGGAAGGAGCCCTCGTCGAGCAGCAGGGCTATGCGTTCGTGCGCCGTCAGCTTGCCCTTGGCATGCTGACGTTCGGTGGCTGCGGGGTCCGGGCCGTGCCGGGCCTCGTCTTTGATCAGCCGGAGTTCCTCCAGACGCCCGTAGAGCGTCCAGTCGGCGCTCCGGGCCGGAGTCGTGTCGGTGGCGGCCATAAGTGACTCACTCTCCTGTGGATGGTTTCCCGGCCCGGTCGGGGTGGGCCCGCAGGCCGCCGAGCCCGGCCGCCAGCCCGGCCACGGCGACGGCGGTGACGAGCAGGAGCGCCGGGCGGTCGTCGGCCCGGCCGACGGCCAGCGCCGCGGCCATGGCCGGCACGATGACGGCGGAGATCTGCACGGCACTCTGGTAGAGGCCGACCGCGGCCGGCCTGTCGACCGCGGCCAGCCGGGAGGTGGCCTGGGCGTTCAGCGCCGCGAAGGCCAGCACGAAGCCGGCGCCGACCAGCAGCAGCGTCGGCAGCACGTCCGTGACGTAGTGCTCCGGAACCGGATGCCGCAGGCAGAGCGCCGCACCCAGCACCGGTCCCAGCGCCCCCAGCGCGATCAGCCGGGCGGTGCCGTAGCGGGCGATCAGCCTCCGCGACAGCAGTGCCGTGACGGCCAAGGGCACACTGACGGGCAGGAACGCCAGCGCGGTACGCAACGGGGACCAGCCGAGACCGGTCTGCAGCCGCGCCGTCAGGACCAGCAACAGCCCCAGGTTCACGCCGTTCAGCGCGGCGGCCCCGGCCATCGAGCGGACCAGTGTCCGGTTCCGCAGCAGCCGCCCCTGGATCAGCGGCCGCGATCCGGTGCGCTCCGCGACGACCAGGACCGCCCCCAGCACCACGGCGAGCACCAGCGGACCCGCCGTACGCGCGTCGGACCAGCCGTGCACCGGCACCGAGACGATGCCCCCCACCAGGCACACCAGGACACCGGTCAGCGCGAGCGCCCCGGTGACGTCGAAGCGGCGCGGGGCTCCGGAGGACGCGGCGGCGGACACCGGGCCGCGCGGAACCAGCCGCACCGCGAAGGCGAACAGGACCAGCACCACCGGCGCCGGGAAGGCGACGGTCCAGCGCCAGCTCACTCCGGTCAGCAGACCCGACAGCAGCAGCCCCGCGGCGAACCCGAACCCGCCGAACAGGGCGTACACCGACACCGCGCGGTCGCGGCTGCGCCCGGCCCGGAACTCCGAAGCGATGATCGCCAGTCCGGTGGGCGCGGTCAGGGCGGCGAAGAACCCTTTCAGCACCCGGGCCGCCACCAGCACGGCGGGCTCATCGGTCACGGCGCCCGCCAGGGACGCCACGGCGAATCCGAGCAGCGCCCACAGGTACACCCGGCGCCGGCCGAGCAGTTCCACCAGCCGTCCGCCGAACAGCGTGAGCCCGCCGAAGCCGATGGCGAAGCCGGTGACCAGCCACTGCGCCCCGGTCAGTGCCAGACCGAGGCCCCGTCCCACCGAGGGCATGGCCACGATCATGGCCGACACCTCGATGGCGTCGATGAGCATGTTTCCGGCCAGCACGAACAGCAGCCCCCACAAGCGGGGGCTCCACCGTCCGTCGTCGGCCGCAGCAGGACCGAAGGAATCCTGGGTGGGTGGTGGCATGGGCCTCATCCGAACTCCTCCACTGCGTACGCTCCTTGTCCCGTCCCGGCGGTGATCAGCCCAGGAGCGTGCCGCCGGTGGCGTCGAGGAACGCCCCGGTGACCCAGCGGGCGTCCTCACTCGCCAGGAACGCCACCACGTCGGCGACGTCCCCCGGCTCGCCCACCCGCCCGAACGCCGACATCTGGGCCATCTGCTCGACGGCCTGGGGGATGTCGAAGACCGGGTTGTCGTTGCGGGTGATGCCGGGCGCGACGCTGTTGATGGTGATGCCGCGCGGCGCGAGGTACTTCGCGAAGTGCAGCGCCAACTGCTCGACGGCGCCCTTGGTCATCGCGTAGGCGATCTCCTCCGGGTTGGCGAAGTGGGTCAGCCCCGAGGAGACGTTGATGACGCGGCCGCCGTCGTTAAGGTTCTTCAGCGCCCGCTGGATCATGAAGAACGGCGCCTTGGCGTTGACGGCGAAGAGCCGGTCGAACTGCTCGGACGTCGTCGTCTCGGCCGGGACCCCGCCGCCCATGATCCCGGCGTTGTTGACCAGGATGTCCAGGTCGACGGAGCCGGTGCGCTCCTTCAGCCCCTGCTCCAGACCGAGGAACAGCTCGTGGACGTCACCGGGCAGCCCCAGCTCCGCCTGGACGGCGAAGGCCCGCCCGCCGTCCTTCTCGATCGAGGTGACGACGTCGTCCGCCGCCTGGCCCCCGCTGGAACTGTGCACGACGACCAGTGCGCCTTCCCTGGCCAGCCGCAGGGCTATGGCCCGTCCGATACCTCGGCTGGAACCGGTCACCAGCGCCGTCTTGCCCGCGAACCTGTTCATACCTGCTCCGCTCCCGTGTGAAGTGGTGTGTGAGGGTGCGCCGCCGGTCCGGTCCCCGGTTACCGCCGGGGACGGGGACTGCGTGCGCGCCGGGGTGGGACGTGCCTCGCGCGTGATGTCGTGCGCGAGGTCCTGCGGTGCCGGTTCACCGAACCAGCGCCGCAGGGCCGCGCCGAGCCCGGCCGTGTCCGCGGCGCCCTCCGCGTCGGCCCACACGACATGCCCGTCCGGCCGGACCAGCACCGCCGTACCCGGGTCGGGGACCGCCGCCGGCGGTACGCCCGTGACGAGGTCGACCCGGTCGGTCCACGGCGCCAGGTCCCGTTGCAGGGCGGCCTTCCGGTGGGACGAGCCGGGGTGGAGCAGCAGCAGGCCCCGGGAGCCGTGTCCCCGTTGCCCGTGAGCCAGCCGGTGTCCCAGGAGGGGGTGGGCGCCGGGGTGGACGTCATGGCGGATGTCGAGGCCGCTGATCATCGCGGCGAGGTGGGCGCGGGCCGGTTCGTGGCATACGAGTTCGGCCACGACCTCCCGTACCGCCTCCACCTCGGCGCCGCCGAGGAGCAGCATCGCCTGCGCCCTGATGTTGCCCAGGGCCCGTGCGCCCACGGCGTGCCGTTCCGTGTGGTAGCTGTCGAGCAGCCCGTCCGGGGCCCGCCCGGTCACCTGGAGGGCGAGCTTCCAGCCGAGGTTGGCGGCGTCCTGGAGCCCGAGGTTGAGGGCCTGGCCGCCGATGGGCATCTGCTGGTGGGCGGCGTCGCCCGCGAACAGCACGCGCCCCTGCCGGTAGCGGGTCAGCTGCCTGGCGGCGTCCGCGAAGGAGTTCACCCACAGGGGGCGGCCGTGCCCGATGTCCTCGCCGGTCACCCGTTGCCAGATGTCGCGGACCTCGGCGAATTCCGGGTCGCCGGTGCGCTGTCCGGCGGAGCTGCCGAACTCGTGCACCATCACCCGGGTCACGCCCTGGGGGTTGCGGGCCGCGATGGCCAGTCCCCGGGGCAGCCGCTGGAAGCGCCGGGCCGGGATGTCGATACCGGTCACGTCGGCCCGGACCAGCTCCCGGCTCGCCGCCTCGCCGGGGAAGTCCGCCCCGGTCAGCCGCCGTACGGTGCTGTCCTCGCCGTCGCACGCCACGAGGTACCGGCCGCTGATCCGGACCGTTCCGCCGGGCCCGGCCGCCTCGGCGCCCACCCGGTCCGGGTGCGTGGTCAGCCGGGTCACCTCGTGGCCGGGACGCAGATCCGCCCCCAGGGACAGCGCCCACTCCCGCAGGGCCGCCTCGGTGCGGGTCTGCGGGATCTTCCACTGCCCGGGGTACGGCGTCGGCAGCGTCAGATCGAGCGGGATGCCGCCGAAGTGGCCCATGACGTCGTTCGGCAGGGTTCCCAGCCGGTCCAGCAGGCCGCGGCTGTCGAGGATCTCCATCGTGCGGGCGTGCAGGGTGGATGCCCGCGACTCCGTGCCCGGCTCCGGCCGTCGCTCCAGCACCACCACCCTCGCCCCGCCGAGCCGGAGTTCCCCGGCGAGGAGCAGCCCGACCGGGCCCGCCCCGACGACGATGACATCGCTGTCCAGGGTGGCCACGGTCAGCGCTTGCTCTCGGCGTGGCTCTTGGCGTAGCCGAGCGTGGCACTGCTGTTGGTGCTCAGTGCGCCGTGCACGTAGGCGCGGGCGTCCTCGACCGTCGCCTCCGTGCCCAGGATTTTCGCGATGTTGGCCGTGTTGAGCACCACGGTGTGCTGGGAGACGGCGGTCACGCCGCCGTCGTGCTCGGTGAAGGTCCAGCAGCCGGTGTGCAGGGTCATGAGCGCGGGCAGGGTGATCTGCTTGTACGCGATCTTCTGGTCGGGGAAGGCCACCCGGTAGGACTTGGTGGTGTGCACCGAGCCGTCCTTGGCCCTGGTGTCCATCTCCAGGGTCTGCAGCCCGGGAGCGTCCTCGCTGAAGCGCACGGAGGCGACGTGCGGAAGCCGCTCCGCCCACAGGCCGGCCTCGTTGATGAAGTCGAAGGCGTCCTTGGCAGCCCCGTCGATCTGCACGCTGTCCTCGAAGGAGAAGGTCAACTCCTTCGAGGAGTACGCCAGTTCGACATTGGTCTTGAGCGCTTCGAGCTCCGAGCGGGAGTTGCGGTCGACGGCTTCCTCGATCCACTTCAGGCCCTCGGCGTCGTCGTCGACGGCCCGGTAGTCGTGCAG encodes:
- a CDS encoding SDR family oxidoreductase, which produces MATLDSDVIVVGAGPVGLLLAGELRLGGARVVVLERRPEPGTESRASTLHARTMEILDSRGLLDRLGTLPNDVMGHFGGIPLDLTLPTPYPGQWKIPQTRTEAALREWALSLGADLRPGHEVTRLTTHPDRVGAEAAGPGGTVRISGRYLVACDGEDSTVRRLTGADFPGEAASRELVRADVTGIDIPARRFQRLPRGLAIAARNPQGVTRVMVHEFGSSAGQRTGDPEFAEVRDIWQRVTGEDIGHGRPLWVNSFADAARQLTRYRQGRVLFAGDAAHQQMPIGGQALNLGLQDAANLGWKLALQVTGRAPDGLLDSYHTERHAVGARALGNIRAQAMLLLGGAEVEAVREVVAELVCHEPARAHLAAMISGLDIRHDVHPGAHPLLGHRLAHGQRGHGSRGLLLLHPGSSHRKAALQRDLAPWTDRVDLVTGVPPAAVPDPGTAVLVRPDGHVVWADAEGAADTAGLGAALRRWFGEPAPQDLAHDITREARPTPARTQSPSPAVTGDRTGGAPSHTTSHGSGAGMNRFAGKTALVTGSSRGIGRAIALRLAREGALVVVHSSSGGQAADDVVTSIEKDGGRAFAVQAELGLPGDVHELFLGLEQGLKERTGSVDLDILVNNAGIMGGGVPAETTTSEQFDRLFAVNAKAPFFMIQRALKNLNDGGRVINVSSGLTHFANPEEIAYAMTKGAVEQLALHFAKYLAPRGITINSVAPGITRNDNPVFDIPQAVEQMAQMSAFGRVGEPGDVADVVAFLASEDARWVTGAFLDATGGTLLG
- a CDS encoding aromatase/cyclase; the protein is MTTQHVEHEITVAAPAADVYRLIAEVENWPQIFPPTIHVDVAERTGTEERIRIWATANGAAKNWTSRRTLDPEGLRIRFRQEVSTPPVAAMGGTWIIEPLDGGSSRIRLLHDYRAVDDDAEGLKWIEEAVDRNSRSELEALKTNVELAYSSKELTFSFEDSVQIDGAAKDAFDFINEAGLWAERLPHVASVRFSEDAPGLQTLEMDTRAKDGSVHTTKSYRVAFPDQKIAYKQITLPALMTLHTGCWTFTEHDGGVTAVSQHTVVLNTANIAKILGTEATVEDARAYVHGALSTNSSATLGYAKSHAESKR